In the genome of Dickeya fangzhongdai, one region contains:
- a CDS encoding DUF3313 domain-containing protein, with amino-acid sequence MKAFARAAQPAIVTLAIFLAGCSGSQQPLRYTGIGSSAQLTPNSGDASDRIPFRYAAPVDWKKYNRIIIEPVVVYSGSDNQFGDLSTADRQQLAAYMQTKFEEALRPRFRAATASAPDVLRLKLTLTGAETTTQVVGTFTKFDLAGGPYNIVQSIRGKEGMFSGSVSYAVEIYDSTSNRLLHAYVAKQYPNAMNVSASIGSLSAAEVGLDKGAEELAGILK; translated from the coding sequence ATGAAAGCATTCGCCCGGGCCGCCCAGCCAGCCATCGTGACTCTCGCCATCTTTTTGGCCGGTTGTTCTGGTAGCCAGCAACCCTTACGCTACACCGGTATTGGGTCATCAGCCCAGCTGACCCCTAACAGTGGTGATGCATCCGACCGAATCCCCTTCAGGTACGCCGCGCCGGTGGACTGGAAAAAGTACAACCGCATTATCATTGAGCCTGTCGTGGTTTATTCAGGCAGCGACAATCAGTTTGGCGACCTGTCCACCGCTGACAGGCAACAACTTGCTGCCTATATGCAAACAAAGTTCGAAGAGGCGCTGCGCCCGCGTTTCAGAGCAGCGACAGCATCTGCGCCAGATGTTTTACGTTTGAAATTGACGCTTACCGGCGCGGAAACCACCACGCAGGTTGTCGGGACATTCACCAAATTCGACTTGGCCGGCGGGCCTTACAACATCGTGCAATCTATCCGTGGGAAAGAAGGCATGTTCAGCGGATCGGTGAGTTACGCTGTCGAGATCTACGACTCTACTTCCAATCGCTTGCTCCATGCCTATGTCGCCAAACAATACCCGAACGCTATGAATGTCTCTGCCAGCATTGGCTCGTTGAGTGCGGCAGAAGTCGGGCTCGATAAAGGCGCGGAAGAGCTGGCCGGCATCCTGAAATAA
- a CDS encoding paraquat-inducible protein A: MKSYPYLIACPHCGCVYRLRPLVGKDVAQCGRCLTILYRSPPMDPARLLPLAFACAVTFLMANAWPVMTVSFHGLTHDVTLWQSMWSLAQGDTFLLAWCAVLFLILAPSLQIMLLTWILLFASAGRRAPGFIALMKTLRWLRPWNMMEVGLPGFLIAAVKLSGLLDVAVEPGGWFLVASLMLVLMITRQDNHWLWSLDSAVHRGRTHHA; this comes from the coding sequence ATGAAAAGCTACCCGTATTTGATCGCCTGCCCACACTGCGGCTGCGTGTATCGCCTCCGCCCTCTGGTCGGCAAAGATGTGGCGCAATGTGGGCGTTGTCTGACCATTCTTTATCGCTCACCCCCGATGGATCCGGCACGTTTACTCCCTCTGGCCTTTGCTTGCGCCGTCACCTTTTTGATGGCCAATGCCTGGCCGGTCATGACGGTGAGTTTTCATGGGCTAACGCATGACGTGACGCTCTGGCAATCCATGTGGTCGCTTGCTCAGGGCGATACCTTCCTGCTGGCGTGGTGTGCGGTGTTGTTCCTTATTCTTGCCCCTTCATTACAAATCATGCTGTTAACCTGGATTTTGTTGTTCGCAAGCGCCGGTCGACGAGCGCCGGGCTTTATTGCTCTCATGAAAACGCTGCGGTGGCTACGCCCCTGGAACATGATGGAAGTGGGCCTGCCCGGTTTTCTGATCGCAGCGGTGAAACTGTCCGGCCTGCTGGATGTTGCTGTCGAGCCCGGAGGGTGGTTTCTGGTTGCCTCATTGATGCTGGTTCTGATGATTACCCGTCAGGATAATCATTGGCTTTGGTCGCTTGACTCAGCCGTTCATCGCGGAAGGACGCATCATGCATAA
- a CDS encoding paraquat-inducible protein A, whose product MHKAPSARQMNVCDCPVCGLVCDAPAPNDSAARCPRCHTRLDAHSPGSTALSWALLLAALILYIPANTLPVMYTSLLASAGESTIMTGVIDFWQHGSYGIALIIFIASVVIPCMKFLSLMILLVTARRKSVWARRERTRLYRITEWIGRWSMLDVIVVAVVCSLVRFHTLGEAEPRPGILFFGLVVILTMLSAMSFDPRSIWEDEQ is encoded by the coding sequence ATGCATAAAGCGCCTTCAGCTCGTCAGATGAATGTCTGCGATTGCCCGGTTTGCGGTCTGGTTTGCGACGCGCCGGCGCCGAATGACAGCGCAGCCCGTTGCCCACGTTGTCACACCCGGCTTGATGCACATTCCCCGGGAAGCACCGCCTTGTCGTGGGCTTTGCTGCTTGCCGCCCTGATTCTTTATATTCCGGCCAATACCTTGCCGGTGATGTACACCAGTCTGCTCGCCAGCGCCGGCGAAAGTACGATTATGACTGGCGTTATCGACTTCTGGCAGCACGGCTCGTATGGCATCGCCCTGATAATATTCATTGCCAGCGTCGTGATTCCTTGCATGAAATTCCTGTCCCTGATGATCCTGCTGGTCACCGCGCGTCGAAAAAGCGTATGGGCAAGACGCGAGCGCACCCGGCTCTATCGCATAACGGAATGGATAGGCCGTTGGTCCATGCTGGATGTGATTGTCGTTGCGGTGGTGTGCAGCCTGGTTCGTTTTCATACGCTGGGGGAAGCGGAACCCCGCCCCGGCATTCTGTTTTTTGGACTGGTGGTTATCCTGACCATGCTCTCCGCCATGAGTTTCGACCCGCGTTCGATCTGGGAGGATGAGCAATGA
- a CDS encoding intermembrane transport protein PqiB, which produces MNQMLPGEITAIRRNWRHAAIWFVPVIALAISLAMLVQSRLATGPDITLSFRGATGLEAGKTTVKYKDVTVGIVKDIVLNDDGSRVLVRVQLNKNAENLARTGSRFWVVRPRVGMSGVSGIDTLLSGAYIGVDKGYSSETRREFTGLETPPAIINDMPGSHFAIDADDLGSLDIGSPVYYRRVQVGRLASYHLKEDGRGVSLQVFIDTPYDRLVQPDTRFWNVSGVDLSVGTNGFRLKTQTVAAVLAGGIAFATPDGNKTPAINPSVSYRLAQDQESALSAPDGPAIPFRLRFERALHGLDVGAPVEFSSVTIGRVVAVTLDYNPTGYRFPTVVDVEVYPARLGSLLNKLSGSSSSAPSSPAETVNRAAQFTRDLVAHGLRAQAVPGNLLTGQLYISFDFVPDAPNVPFNSNARPIELPTVSGGLDKLQAQLGSIVAKVNKMPLESIGNNLNNTLVELNKTLRLVNSQTLPTANSLMKQTQLTTENAQELIAEDSPLLIHFTQTLQEASRTLRTLREFTEQLERNPESLLRGRTPAPTPDAADDRATSPKGKHP; this is translated from the coding sequence ATGAATCAGATGTTACCGGGCGAGATCACCGCCATTCGTCGCAACTGGCGTCATGCCGCGATCTGGTTCGTCCCGGTTATCGCGCTGGCGATCAGCCTCGCCATGCTGGTTCAGTCTCGGCTGGCCACCGGTCCTGACATCACCCTTTCCTTTCGCGGTGCGACAGGGCTTGAAGCCGGTAAAACCACGGTCAAATACAAAGACGTTACGGTCGGAATAGTAAAAGATATCGTTCTTAACGATGACGGTTCCCGTGTACTGGTCAGGGTTCAACTAAACAAAAACGCAGAGAATCTGGCGCGTACCGGCTCACGGTTTTGGGTAGTCAGGCCACGCGTGGGGATGAGCGGCGTCAGCGGTATTGATACCCTGTTGTCCGGCGCCTATATCGGTGTGGACAAAGGCTATTCCTCGGAAACCCGGCGCGAATTTACCGGTCTGGAAACCCCTCCTGCCATTATTAATGACATGCCCGGCAGCCACTTTGCCATTGACGCCGACGATTTGGGATCGCTGGATATCGGCTCACCGGTTTATTACCGCCGGGTACAGGTTGGGCGCCTTGCCTCTTACCATCTGAAAGAAGACGGCCGTGGCGTCAGTTTGCAGGTTTTCATTGACACGCCTTATGACCGACTGGTGCAGCCTGACACCCGTTTCTGGAATGTCAGCGGCGTCGACTTATCCGTCGGCACCAACGGCTTTCGCCTGAAAACACAGACCGTGGCGGCGGTGCTGGCCGGCGGCATCGCGTTTGCCACACCGGATGGCAATAAAACGCCGGCGATTAACCCCTCTGTTAGCTATCGACTGGCGCAGGATCAGGAATCCGCCCTGTCGGCGCCGGACGGACCGGCAATTCCATTCCGGCTTCGGTTTGAACGTGCTTTGCATGGTCTGGATGTCGGCGCGCCGGTAGAATTTTCCAGTGTTACCATCGGCCGGGTCGTGGCCGTCACGCTGGATTATAATCCCACCGGCTATCGTTTCCCGACGGTAGTGGATGTTGAAGTGTACCCCGCACGTCTGGGGAGTTTGCTGAATAAACTCTCTGGTTCATCGTCATCGGCACCCTCTTCGCCGGCAGAAACCGTCAACAGAGCCGCCCAATTCACCCGCGACCTGGTCGCTCACGGGCTGCGGGCCCAGGCGGTTCCCGGTAACCTGTTAACCGGGCAGCTGTATATTTCATTCGATTTTGTGCCTGATGCCCCCAACGTTCCCTTTAATTCAAACGCTCGCCCTATCGAATTACCGACCGTCAGCGGCGGGCTGGATAAATTGCAGGCGCAATTGGGCAGTATCGTCGCCAAAGTTAACAAAATGCCGCTGGAGTCCATCGGCAACAACCTGAACAACACCCTGGTTGAACTGAACAAAACGCTGCGGCTGGTCAATAGCCAGACATTACCGACGGCGAACAGCCTGATGAAACAAACGCAGCTGACGACGGAAAACGCCCAGGAACTGATAGCGGAAGACTCGCCATTGCTGATTCATTTTACCCAGACGTTGCAGGAAGCGAGCCGGACGCTACGCACCCTGAGGGAATTTACCGAACAGCTGGAGCGCAACCCGGAGTCGCTGCTGCGTGGGCGTACACCGGCTCCGACCCCTGACGCAGCGGATGACCGCGCTACTTCGCCCAAAGGAAAACATCCATGA
- a CDS encoding PqiC family protein, with protein MRLMLPLLAVITVLTLPACRSPQVRYHTLVPPAAGVVYPHPALFEIDLLPIEVPAQVDRQQVVIRDGQDGAMILDDDRWLSPLSDEIHTALSSLLVQRSGAQNASGQPLPRDIPVLRIRMQIRRFDSWPGQFVSLDADWSLSVKNGDKRLKLSCRSQLTESAVGDNAHLFSAWQKIIAQVATQMTETARRWQQHEGNIACQS; from the coding sequence ATGAGATTGATGCTGCCGCTGCTCGCTGTCATCACGGTTCTGACGCTACCGGCCTGCCGTTCCCCACAGGTTCGCTACCATACGTTGGTTCCCCCTGCCGCCGGTGTGGTATACCCGCACCCGGCGTTATTCGAGATTGATTTATTACCGATCGAGGTACCGGCGCAGGTGGACAGGCAGCAGGTGGTAATTCGCGATGGTCAGGATGGCGCCATGATTCTTGACGACGATCGCTGGTTGAGCCCGCTGAGCGATGAGATTCACACGGCACTGTCATCACTGCTGGTCCAGCGGTCGGGCGCCCAAAATGCATCGGGGCAGCCCCTGCCGCGCGATATCCCGGTGCTGCGGATCCGAATGCAGATTCGACGCTTTGACAGCTGGCCCGGTCAGTTCGTCTCGCTAGACGCCGACTGGAGTCTTAGCGTCAAAAACGGAGATAAACGCCTGAAACTGTCTTGCCGCAGCCAGTTAACGGAAAGCGCCGTCGGCGATAACGCGCACCTGTTTTCTGCCTGGCAAAAGATTATTGCACAGGTCGCGACGCAGATGACGGAAACCGCCCGGCGGTGGCAACAACATGAGGGCAACATAGCCTGCCAATCGTGA
- a CDS encoding TetR/AcrR family transcriptional regulator: MRTLTEEKRQAIIDAATQLFQETGYERASMNEVAKRVGGSKATLYNYFTSKEELFETIVRTYSTRFLTEAAAELSTPEAELLSLENKLTRFGEKMMHVLTGGNPALQIYRIVVGEAGHSDIGELFQGSGTKESMARLADLMADAMQKGELTQADPALRAKQFTALVKAEADAMLLQREPPDCSPARIGEMVRNGVELFLHGASFRKDQ, from the coding sequence ATGCGAACACTGACCGAGGAAAAACGGCAGGCGATTATTGATGCCGCCACTCAGCTTTTTCAGGAAACCGGATACGAGCGGGCATCCATGAATGAAGTGGCTAAGCGTGTGGGGGGATCGAAAGCAACGCTCTATAACTACTTCACCTCAAAGGAAGAGTTGTTTGAGACGATCGTACGCACCTACAGTACGCGCTTTTTGACGGAGGCGGCGGCAGAACTCAGTACGCCGGAAGCGGAGCTGCTTTCCCTGGAGAATAAGCTGACGCGGTTTGGTGAGAAAATGATGCATGTGCTGACCGGCGGGAATCCGGCGCTGCAAATCTATCGTATTGTGGTTGGCGAGGCCGGCCATTCTGACATTGGCGAGTTATTTCAGGGCTCGGGGACGAAAGAAAGTATGGCCAGGCTGGCTGATCTCATGGCCGATGCCATGCAAAAAGGTGAGCTGACTCAGGCAGATCCCGCGCTAAGGGCCAAACAGTTTACGGCGTTGGTCAAAGCGGAAGCGGATGCGATGCTACTGCAGCGTGAACCGCCCGACTGTTCGCCGGCGCGGATCGGGGAAATGGTGAGAAACGGCGTCGAGCTTTTCCTGCATGGCGCTTCTTTCCGGAAAGACCAATAA
- a CDS encoding TetR/AcrR family transcriptional regulator, translating into MRSKSEITAEQLIRSAATIIRRDGLHACTHRAVAEEAQMSLGATTYHFKTLDDLLAAVMHQAIEDFAVSTRHWLSLHGADDPAGILTDFVFWTIGERSRLTREYELFVAAVSRPLLRPHAAEWLQAHETILGEHFGFSRPVSQAAVSFTDAWLMRGVLSGIDDLPDAAVIRAAFHAIVTNRSAIGP; encoded by the coding sequence ATGAGATCGAAAAGCGAAATCACAGCAGAACAGCTGATACGCAGCGCAGCGACCATCATTCGGCGTGATGGCCTGCACGCCTGTACACACCGGGCAGTCGCTGAAGAAGCACAGATGTCGCTGGGCGCCACCACCTACCACTTTAAAACGCTGGATGACCTGCTGGCCGCGGTGATGCATCAGGCGATTGAAGACTTTGCGGTCAGCACCCGGCATTGGCTTTCTCTGCACGGAGCCGACGATCCCGCCGGGATCCTGACCGATTTCGTCTTCTGGACTATCGGCGAGCGCTCAAGGCTGACTCGTGAATATGAACTGTTCGTCGCTGCGGTTTCCCGCCCTCTTCTGCGTCCACACGCTGCCGAGTGGCTACAAGCTCACGAAACGATATTGGGCGAGCATTTCGGTTTCAGCCGCCCGGTGTCACAGGCGGCGGTATCGTTCACCGATGCCTGGTTGATGCGCGGTGTTCTGAGCGGCATCGATGATTTGCCGGATGCGGCGGTGATTCGGGCGGCTTTTCACGCCATCGTCACCAACCGGTCCGCCATCGGCCCTTAA
- a CDS encoding ABC transporter substrate-binding protein, which yields MKAAGLMLALAGGTAAFSGYAATTPEQRSLDQIYQSALREGGVVTVYAGGDTAGQQDGIKQAFEKRFPGMTLNVIVDYSKFHDARIDNQLATDSLIPDVVQLQTLQDYPRWKKEGALLNYKPAGWDKIWPAFRDQDGAWTGVFVDAFSNVVNTKLVDQKAWPREANDYLRPDLRGKIVVTYPNDDDAVLFWFKQVVDKYGWDYVAKFSEQEPVYVRGTQAPADDVESGKSAVTFSTDGALVPDAKANSRFVLPAQDPFVAWAQRAAIFKQAKHPESARLYLSWLLDPKTQTDVWYMWSVRTDIAPPAGYKHIWEYKNASPEAFERFMSDRAAVERFRAQIGLYLGEVKGEPSPGWLGLHPEQALPH from the coding sequence ATGAAGGCAGCCGGGCTGATGCTGGCTCTCGCGGGAGGCACGGCCGCCTTTTCAGGGTATGCCGCCACCACGCCGGAACAGCGATCGCTGGACCAGATTTACCAGAGCGCGCTGAGAGAAGGCGGCGTGGTTACGGTCTATGCCGGCGGTGATACCGCGGGTCAGCAGGATGGCATCAAGCAGGCGTTCGAGAAACGCTTTCCAGGCATGACGCTGAATGTCATCGTGGATTACAGCAAGTTTCATGACGCCCGCATCGACAACCAACTGGCTACCGACAGCCTGATTCCGGACGTTGTACAGTTACAGACGCTGCAGGATTATCCGCGCTGGAAAAAAGAAGGCGCGTTGCTGAACTATAAACCCGCGGGTTGGGACAAGATCTGGCCGGCATTCCGGGATCAGGACGGCGCCTGGACCGGCGTTTTCGTCGATGCGTTCAGTAATGTGGTCAACACCAAACTGGTCGATCAGAAAGCCTGGCCGCGTGAAGCCAATGATTACCTGCGCCCGGACCTGAGAGGGAAAATCGTCGTCACCTACCCGAACGACGATGATGCCGTGCTGTTCTGGTTCAAACAGGTGGTGGATAAATACGGCTGGGATTATGTGGCGAAGTTCAGCGAGCAAGAGCCGGTTTACGTGCGTGGCACCCAGGCACCGGCGGACGATGTGGAAAGCGGCAAGTCTGCGGTAACCTTCTCCACTGACGGCGCGCTGGTTCCTGACGCCAAAGCCAATTCCCGCTTTGTGCTGCCGGCGCAAGATCCGTTTGTCGCCTGGGCACAGCGCGCGGCGATCTTCAAACAGGCCAAACACCCGGAATCCGCCAGGCTGTATCTGAGCTGGCTGCTGGACCCGAAAACGCAGACCGACGTCTGGTATATGTGGTCGGTTCGCACCGATATAGCGCCGCCGGCCGGTTATAAGCACATTTGGGAATACAAGAATGCCAGTCCGGAAGCGTTTGAGCGTTTCATGAGCGACCGGGCGGCAGTCGAACGCTTCAGAGCGCAGATCGGTCTGTATCTGGGCGAAGTCAAAGGCGAACCGTCGCCGGGCTGGCTCGGCCTTCACCCGGAACAGGCGTTGCCGCATTAA
- a CDS encoding potassium transporter Kup codes for MTHTQQEKAPGLLAISALGIVFGDIGTSPLYTFNTVIQLAGDAARPETILGLLSTLFWTLIIVTSIKYALFAMRIDNKGEGGVLALMSLLQNNQAKRQKWIIAAGLLGAAFIYGDGAITPAISVLSALEGLELVFPETANYILPLTMVLLVLIFAIQPLGTDKISRFFAPVMLLWFATLALLGIKSIIDYPAVLWALNPVHALTFFATHGHIGLLILGGVFLCVTGAEALYADMGHFGRKPIWIAWYAIALPCLLLNYAGQAAFILSGTDANNNILYRLCPPALQIPMVILATLATIIASQAIISGAFSMTRQAIQLGWLPRMKITQTAEQSYGQIYLGTVNWLLMVVTLSLVIFFQSSERLAAAYGIAVSITMLMTTLLLYMAMRKIWHWNKMLSLGITAIFILIDVGFCVANMLKVFDGGYVPLLLAMLIFCVMFIWRQGVTRVSQTVAEKTLPVDEFLSSLQADGISRVPGVAVFLTRVQNVAPPVMRWHVKRNQALHDKIIALTIQVLDVPRVREEDKLVLTEKLPGFWQGVAYYGFMEKPNIPELLKQTPPLKACADHESVTYYIGHESIVAKDSADALPRWQSYLFAWMMRNCLHVTEYYQLPGNQVIEIGRRIAI; via the coding sequence ATGACACATACGCAGCAAGAAAAAGCACCAGGTTTGCTGGCTATTTCCGCACTGGGCATTGTATTCGGCGATATCGGTACCAGCCCGCTTTATACCTTCAATACCGTGATACAACTGGCCGGCGACGCCGCCCGACCGGAAACCATACTGGGCCTGCTTTCCACATTGTTCTGGACGTTGATCATTGTTACTTCCATCAAGTACGCGTTGTTCGCCATGCGGATCGACAACAAAGGCGAAGGCGGCGTACTGGCGTTGATGTCGCTGTTGCAGAATAACCAGGCCAAACGTCAGAAATGGATTATTGCCGCCGGGCTACTGGGCGCGGCCTTTATCTATGGCGACGGCGCGATCACGCCGGCAATCTCGGTGTTGTCGGCGTTGGAAGGGCTGGAACTGGTGTTTCCGGAAACCGCCAATTACATCCTGCCGCTGACGATGGTCCTGCTGGTTCTCATCTTCGCCATTCAGCCGCTGGGCACGGACAAAATCAGTCGGTTTTTCGCACCGGTGATGTTGCTGTGGTTTGCTACGCTGGCTCTATTGGGCATCAAGAGCATCATTGATTATCCGGCCGTACTCTGGGCGCTGAACCCCGTCCACGCGCTGACATTTTTCGCCACCCACGGGCATATCGGCCTGCTGATTTTGGGCGGCGTGTTTCTGTGCGTCACCGGGGCGGAAGCGCTGTATGCCGATATGGGGCATTTTGGCCGTAAGCCCATCTGGATTGCCTGGTATGCGATAGCGCTCCCCTGCCTGCTGCTCAATTATGCCGGTCAGGCGGCATTTATCTTATCCGGCACCGATGCTAACAATAATATTCTTTACCGCCTGTGTCCCCCCGCACTGCAAATACCAATGGTTATTCTCGCCACGCTGGCCACCATTATTGCCAGTCAGGCGATTATCTCCGGCGCGTTCTCCATGACGCGACAGGCGATTCAACTTGGCTGGCTGCCCAGAATGAAAATCACCCAGACGGCGGAGCAAAGCTATGGGCAAATCTATCTGGGCACCGTCAACTGGCTATTAATGGTGGTCACGCTCAGTCTGGTGATTTTCTTCCAGTCTTCGGAGCGGCTGGCCGCCGCTTATGGCATTGCCGTTTCCATTACGATGCTGATGACGACGTTGTTGCTGTATATGGCAATGCGTAAGATTTGGCACTGGAACAAGATGCTGAGTCTCGGCATCACCGCCATTTTTATCCTGATCGACGTGGGATTCTGCGTCGCCAACATGCTGAAAGTGTTCGACGGCGGCTATGTTCCGCTGCTGCTGGCGATGCTGATTTTCTGCGTGATGTTTATCTGGCGTCAGGGTGTGACGCGCGTATCGCAAACCGTGGCGGAAAAAACGCTGCCGGTAGACGAGTTTCTTTCATCGCTGCAGGCTGATGGCATTTCACGCGTACCGGGCGTCGCCGTATTTTTAACCCGAGTGCAGAATGTTGCACCGCCGGTGATGCGCTGGCATGTCAAACGTAACCAGGCCTTGCATGACAAGATCATCGCCCTGACCATTCAGGTGCTGGATGTGCCGCGCGTCAGGGAGGAAGACAAACTGGTACTGACCGAAAAACTTCCCGGTTTCTGGCAAGGCGTGGCCTACTACGGATTTATGGAGAAGCCCAATATTCCCGAGCTGCTCAAGCAAACGCCGCCGCTGAAAGCGTGTGCCGATCACGAATCCGTGACCTATTATATCGGCCATGAATCGATCGTCGCCAAAGACAGTGCGGACGCCCTGCCGCGCTGGCAATCCTACCTGTTCGCCTGGATGATGCGAAACTGCCTGCATGTCACGGAATACTACCAACTGCCGGGTAATCAGGTGATCGAGATCGGTCGACGCATCGCCATCTAG
- a CDS encoding serralysin family metalloprotease, whose product MEKNLSSRDDDALHSLSASSSYDSVYDLLHYHGRGNGLTINGKPSYSIEDAGEQITRDNVSWNGSNVFGKSANLTFKFLQSARSTPDGDTGFVKFNAAQVAQAKLALQSWSDLANITFTEVTGNQSANVTFGNYTRDSSGRLDYGTQAYAYLPGSGSASGTTWYNYNVDNIRSPDKMEYGRQTLTHEIGHALGLNHPGDYNAGEGNPSYSDVTYAEDTRQFSIMSYWSEKNTGGDFKGHYAAGPMLDDIAAIQRLYGANMTTRTGDTVYGFNSNTDRDFYTATSSSKALIFSVWDAGGNDTFDFSGYSNNQRINLNEGSLSDVGGLKGNVSIAHGVTIENAIGGSGNDVLIGNSADNILKGGAGDDILYGGGGADRLYGGSGRDTFVYTAVSDSKVAAPDWILDFQTGVDKIDLSALNTGNNLHFVNQFSGGGGEILLNWDSSANVSNLYLNLDNNTSPEFLVKIVGQVSQTADFVV is encoded by the coding sequence ATGGAAAAAAATCTGTCTTCACGTGATGATGACGCGTTGCATTCATTATCTGCCAGCAGCAGCTATGACTCTGTTTATGATCTGTTGCATTATCACGGGCGAGGAAATGGATTGACGATTAACGGCAAACCATCCTATTCGATTGAGGATGCGGGCGAACAAATTACCCGTGACAATGTCAGCTGGAATGGTTCGAATGTATTTGGTAAATCCGCCAACCTGACCTTCAAGTTTCTTCAGTCCGCGCGCTCCACACCGGATGGCGATACCGGGTTTGTCAAATTCAATGCCGCACAGGTTGCTCAGGCCAAACTGGCATTACAGTCCTGGTCTGATCTGGCCAACATCACCTTCACGGAAGTGACAGGGAATCAGTCGGCCAACGTCACTTTTGGCAACTATACTCGTGACTCCAGCGGCCGTCTGGATTACGGCACGCAGGCGTATGCCTATCTGCCGGGCAGCGGCAGCGCATCCGGCACCACCTGGTACAACTACAATGTGGACAACATTCGCAGCCCGGACAAAATGGAGTACGGCCGTCAGACGCTGACGCATGAAATCGGCCACGCGCTGGGGCTGAATCATCCGGGCGACTATAACGCCGGCGAAGGGAACCCCAGCTACAGCGATGTGACCTATGCCGAAGATACCCGTCAGTTCAGCATCATGAGCTACTGGAGTGAGAAGAATACCGGTGGGGATTTCAAAGGCCATTATGCCGCCGGCCCGATGCTGGATGATATCGCAGCCATTCAGCGCCTGTACGGCGCCAACATGACCACCCGCACCGGCGATACCGTCTATGGCTTCAACTCCAACACCGATCGTGATTTCTACACCGCGACCAGCAGCAGCAAAGCGCTGATTTTCTCGGTATGGGACGCGGGTGGCAACGACACCTTCGATTTCTCTGGTTACAGCAACAACCAGCGTATCAATCTGAACGAAGGGTCACTGTCTGATGTCGGCGGGCTGAAAGGCAACGTGTCGATCGCGCACGGCGTGACCATTGAGAATGCCATCGGCGGCTCCGGCAACGATGTGCTGATCGGCAACAGCGCTGACAACATTCTGAAGGGCGGCGCCGGTGACGATATTCTGTACGGCGGGGGCGGGGCAGACCGTCTGTATGGCGGCAGCGGTCGTGATACCTTTGTGTATACCGCGGTATCCGACTCCAAAGTGGCGGCGCCGGACTGGATTCTCGATTTCCAGACCGGTGTCGATAAAATCGACCTTTCTGCACTGAACACCGGTAATAACCTGCATTTTGTTAATCAGTTCAGCGGCGGCGGTGGTGAGATCCTGCTCAACTGGGATTCATCAGCCAATGTCAGCAACCTTTATCTGAACCTTGATAACAATACCTCGCCGGAATTCCTGGTGAAAATTGTAGGTCAGGTATCACAGACAGCCGATTTCGTTGTGTAA